A window of Hirundo rustica isolate bHirRus1 chromosome 27, bHirRus1.pri.v3, whole genome shotgun sequence contains these coding sequences:
- the GNGT2 gene encoding guanine nucleotide-binding protein G(I)/G(S)/G(O) subunit gamma-T2, whose protein sequence is MAQDMTEKELLKMELDQLKKEVKNERQMVSKTGKEIKEYIESMAGEDPLLKGVPEDKNPFKEKGGCTIS, encoded by the exons ATGGCTCAGGACATGAcggagaaggagctgctgaagaTGGAGCTGGACCAGCTGAAGAAGGAGGTGAAGAACGAGAGGCAGATG GTCTCCAAGACGGGCAAGGAGATCAAGGAGTACATCGAGTCCATGGCGGGCGAGGACCCGCTGCTCAAGGGCGTCCCCGAGGACAAGAACCCCTTCAAGGAGAAGGGCGGCTGCACCATCAGCTGA
- the PHOSPHO1 gene encoding phosphoethanolamine/phosphocholine phosphatase codes for MAGARAAPRFLLVFDFDETIVDENSDDSVQRGRALPEELRLGARGRPYNEHMRRVLAWLGEQGVRPADLRAVYENLPLSPGVPELFQFLSKHRQLFEVVLISDANVYGVEAKLRAAGARSLFRKVFSNPASFDRRGFLLLGPYHSHKCLQCPANMCKRKILGEYLAERAREGAEFQRVFYVGDGANDFCPAGMLRAADVAFPRRGYPMHRLIQERQEEQPGAFQAAVVPWESAAEVARYLQELLRRKC; via the coding sequence ATGGCGGGCGCGCGGGCGGCTCCGCGCTTCCTGCTGGTGTTCGACTTTGACGAGACCATCGTGGACGAGAACAGCGACGACTCGgtgcagcggggccgggcgctgccggaGGAGCTGCGGCTCGGCGCCCGCGGCCGCCCCTACAACGAGCACATGCGGCGCGTGCTGGCCTGGCTGGGCGAGCAGGGCGTGCGCCCCGCCGACCTCAGGGCCGTCTACGAGAACCTGCCGCTGTCCCCCGGCGTGCCCGAGCTCTTCCAGTTCCTCTCCAAGCACCGCCAGCTCTTCGAGGTCGTGCTCATCTCCGACGCCAACGTCTACGGCGTGGAGGCCAAGCTGCGGGCGGCCGGCGCGCGCTCGCTCTTCCGCAAGGTCTTCAGCAACCCGGCCAGCTTCGACCGCCGcggcttcctgctgctggggcccTACCACAGCCACAAGTGCCTCCAGTGCCCGGCCAACATGTGCAAGAGGAAGATCCTGGGCGAGTACCTGGCGGAGCGGGCGCGGGAAGGCGCCGAGTTCCAGCGCGTCTTCTACGTGGGCGACGGCGCCAACGACTTCTGCCCCGCCGGGATGCTGCGGGCGGCGGACGTGGCTTTTCCCAGGAGGGGGTACCCCATGCACAGGCTGATCCAGGAgcggcaggaggagcagcccgGAGCGTTCCAGGCCGCCGTGGTGCCCTGGGAGTCGGCGGCGGAGGTGGCGCGGtacctgcaggagctgctcaggaggaaatgctga
- the ABI3 gene encoding ABI gene family member 3 yields the protein MSELEQLRLSRIPEGRRLLREQHGNLLRVAEYCHSNYLQAGDKRKALEETMALSTQSLASVTYQVSSLASAFLRLLDLQAAQLRQVEADITCVAQWVDIHKEKVSRREIGALTVTRTIPSCHKVVAPPEPPVLEPYYRKPLNFSVLDHVGHGVKDTSTQLSRTGTLARKSTKSSSAQAAGTLGRSSRVPEPVQPPVVPEGKLPAAPGSSEPPLSSGGAAPGAGDGIPAPPPLPGPPLPGPPLPGPPLPGPPAAAIPPPPPLPGHLPAPGECAEPPPGAFAAPGDPEPLPPPPAVPDLGDLALPPPPAAEEPPWAPESYLEKVVALYPYERQKDNELSLEPGALLFVTRRFSDGWCQGVLGHESGIFPGNYVEPV from the exons ATGtcggagctggagcagctccgcCTCAGCCGCATCCCCGAGGGCCGGCGGCTGCTGCGGGAGCAGCACGGAAACCTGCTGCGGGTGGCCGAGTACTGCCACAGCAACTACCTGCAG GCCGGCGACAAGAGGAAGGCGTTGGAGGAGACGATGGCCCTGAGCACGCAGTCCCTGGCCAGCGTCACCTACCAGGTCAGCAGCCTGGCCAGCGCCTTCCTGCGCCTGCTGGACCTGCAGGCGGCCCAGCTGCGCCAGGTGGAGGCCGACATCACCTGCGTGGCACAG TGGGTGGACATCCACAAGGAGAAGGTGTCGCGGCGCGAGATCGGCGCGCTGACCGTCACCAGGACGATCCCGAGCTGCCACAAGGTCGTGgcccccccggagccccccgtGCTGGAGCCCTATTACAGGAAACCCCTCAACTTCAGCGTCCTGGACCACGTCGGCCACGGCGTCAAG GACACCAGCACGCAGCTGTCCCGCACCGGCACGCTGGCTCGGAAAAGCACCAAATCCTCCTCGGCACAGGCTGCGGGAACGCTGGG GAGGAGCAGCCGCGTCCCCGAGCCCGTGCAGCCGCCCGTGGTTCCCGAGGGGAAGCTCCcggcagcccctggcagctccgagcCCCCCCTCAG CTCCGGCGGGGCGGCTCCCGGGGCAGGGGACGGGATTCCTGCCCCGCCACCGCTGCCGGGGCCACCGCTGCCGGGGCCACCGCTGCCGGGGCCACCGCTGCCGGGGCCACCCGCCGCCGCCatcccgcccccgccgcccctcccCGGGCACCTCCCGGCCCCAGGTGAGTGTGCGGAGCCCC CCCCTGGGGCTTTCGCAGCCCCCGGCGACCCCgagccgctgccgccgcccccggccgtGCCCGACCTCGGGGACCTGGCCCTGCCACCGCCACCGGCGGCAGAGGAACCGCCCTGGGCCCCGGAGAGCTACCTGGAGAAAG TGGTGGCCCTGTACCCCTACGAGCGGCAGAAGGACAACGAGCTCTCGCTGGAGCCGGGCGCGCTGCTCTTCGTCACGCGCCGCTTCTCGGACGGCTGGTGCCAGGGGGTGCTGGGCCACGAGTCCGGAATCTTCCCCGGGAATTACGTGGAGCCCGTCTga